A region from the Candidatus Methanoperedens sp. genome encodes:
- a CDS encoding nucleoside 2-deoxyribosyltransferase: protein MRTVYLAAPLFSEAEHDFNRKLRDEIKYAGFAVFLPQEDSNNVRAENRQKIIFNKNLAAIEGSDIIVAVIDGTDVDSGTAWEIGYAFAKNKPVIGLRTDFRTLGIEGVVNLMIERSAILCTSIPELLNRLKLMKTS, encoded by the coding sequence ATGAGAACCGTTTATCTCGCAGCACCGCTTTTTTCGGAAGCCGAGCATGATTTTAACCGCAAACTCAGGGATGAGATAAAGTACGCGGGCTTTGCGGTTTTTCTGCCGCAGGAGGATTCGAACAATGTCAGGGCTGAGAACAGGCAGAAGATCATTTTTAATAAAAACCTGGCTGCAATCGAAGGCTCGGATATAATTGTGGCTGTGATTGACGGTACGGATGTTGATTCCGGCACTGCATGGGAAATCGGCTATGCCTTTGCAAAAAATAAACCCGTAATCGGGCTGAGGACAGATTTCCGGACGCTGGGTATTGAGGGCGTTGTAAACCTGATGATCGAGAGGTCTGCAATTCTTTGCACCAGTATTCCAGAGCTGTTAAATCGTTTAAAGCTCATGAAAACTTCCTGA
- a CDS encoding DUF488 domain-containing protein, whose protein sequence is MDNVYEKSSLVFTIGHSTRTLDDFISLLKAHSVAMVVDIRTVPRSRHNPQFNIETLPDNLRAAGIGYMHMPGLGGLRRPRKDSPNMGWRNMSFRGFADYMQTQEFETNLQELMRIAASVQVALLCAEAVPWRCHRSLIADALLVRGIRVEHILGLNRSPHKITQFAKVNGMKITYPSSDAADK, encoded by the coding sequence ATGGACAACGTTTATGAAAAATCATCTCTTGTATTCACCATCGGACATTCCACGCGCACGCTGGATGATTTTATCAGCCTGTTGAAAGCGCATTCCGTAGCAATGGTTGTAGACATACGCACAGTTCCGCGCTCAAGGCACAATCCCCAATTCAACATCGAAACCCTGCCTGATAACCTGAGGGCCGCGGGCATAGGCTACATGCACATGCCCGGATTGGGTGGGCTTCGCCGCCCGCGAAAAGATTCACCAAATATGGGCTGGCGCAACATGTCTTTCAGAGGTTTTGCCGACTACATGCAGACACAGGAATTTGAGACAAACTTGCAGGAGTTGATGCGTATTGCAGCATCGGTTCAGGTTGCATTGCTGTGCGCCGAAGCTGTTCCATGGCGCTGTCATCGCTCTTTGATTGCAGACGCGCTCCTGGTTCGTGGTATCAGGGTTGAGCACATTCTGGGCTTAAACCGCTCACCCCACAAGATTACGCAGTTTGCAAAGGTGAATGGGATGAAAATCACGTACCCATCTTCCGATGCTGCAGATAAATGA
- a CDS encoding Glu/Leu/Phe/Val dehydrogenase, which yields MEIKNHERLHADDRNLCKLAISEMGGIYSDLGLSEEELDLLDMPRRSFTVHFPVRMDSGKIKMFVGHRVQYNDARGPAKGGIRFHPELTLDHVKDLSFLMALKCAVVNIPFGGSKGGVVVNPKELSRNELEQVTRGYIRAIASHIGPFKDIPAPDVYTDEKIMVWILDEYERINGVHIPAVVTGKPIELGGSKARSYSTSLGGIYILEEAMRRMDMDKFEVSIAIQGFGNVGENAARILYEKGYKVIAVSDSKGGIINKDGLDIQAVMKHKAETESVVDFEGSKNITNEELLTCGCDILVPAALSDQLNKSNAQDVKAKMVLELANAPTTKEADDIFFEKNIMLIPDVLANAGGVVVSYFEWSQNLNNDYWEEDKVLERLKKIMITAFNDVYSHCDEKNCRMRRSAYQLAIKRILHAERLRGNL from the coding sequence GTGGAAATTAAAAATCATGAAAGATTACACGCCGATGACCGGAATCTCTGTAAACTGGCTATAAGTGAAATGGGAGGTATATATTCCGATCTTGGTCTTTCGGAAGAAGAACTGGATTTGCTGGACATGCCGAGGCGTTCTTTTACAGTCCATTTCCCTGTGAGGATGGACTCGGGAAAAATAAAAATGTTCGTGGGGCACAGGGTGCAGTACAACGATGCCCGCGGTCCTGCCAAAGGGGGTATAAGATTCCACCCCGAATTGACGCTCGACCATGTCAAGGATCTTTCCTTTCTGATGGCGCTTAAATGCGCGGTTGTAAACATACCCTTCGGGGGATCAAAAGGCGGCGTTGTGGTAAACCCAAAGGAACTCAGCAGGAACGAGCTTGAACAGGTCACCAGGGGTTATATCCGCGCCATAGCAAGCCACATCGGACCTTTCAAGGATATCCCGGCGCCCGATGTTTATACCGATGAGAAAATCATGGTGTGGATACTCGATGAATACGAGCGGATAAATGGAGTTCATATACCTGCGGTGGTCACGGGGAAACCCATCGAACTGGGAGGCAGCAAGGCACGAAGCTATTCAACATCCCTTGGCGGAATCTATATCCTCGAGGAAGCGATGAGGAGAATGGATATGGATAAATTCGAGGTGAGTATCGCTATCCAGGGGTTCGGGAACGTTGGGGAGAACGCAGCCCGCATACTGTATGAAAAAGGGTATAAGGTGATCGCGGTAAGTGATTCAAAAGGCGGGATAATAAATAAAGACGGTCTTGATATCCAGGCTGTGATGAAGCACAAGGCTGAAACTGAGAGTGTTGTGGATTTCGAGGGAAGCAAAAACATAACCAACGAGGAACTTCTGACCTGCGGGTGCGATATCCTGGTTCCTGCAGCGCTTTCAGACCAGCTCAATAAAAGCAATGCGCAGGATGTAAAGGCGAAAATGGTGCTGGAGCTTGCCAACGCCCCGACAACAAAAGAGGCTGACGATATATTCTTCGAGAAGAACATAATGCTCATACCCGATGTGCTTGCCAATGCAGGGGGCGTTGTTGTGAGCTATTTTGAATGGAGCCAGAACCTCAATAACGATTACTGGGAGGAGGATAAGGTTCTGGAAAGGCTCAAAAAAATCATGATTACCGCCTTCAATGATGTTTACTCGCATTGCGATGAAAAAAATTGCAGAATGAGAAGGTCGGCATACCAGCTTGCAATAAAAAGAATACTGCACGCTGAACGATTGCGCGGGAATCTGTAA